A DNA window from Brenneria izadpanahii contains the following coding sequences:
- a CDS encoding DUF4034 domain-containing protein encodes MQSLVEIYDLQQQVKHKLSQKKYQDVEALFASLQRQDLQKTLHIQFIFNPLVDGLDAVLSQLHDWRQTTPESYYPYVFFASFWHTVAVKERGIRTMDHVTPAQTLKFCIANDQFFYWALKTLEFNPECVAAYNMLLEASGRFGAPDWLALPATQPIHFSCADYNEEARAFLSSFPKYTVPQGSISIALPPPTAEEQNFIPLYWLKNILTIDPEHIESRKTTIRFLAPRWYGDKKYKKIDQFLASDYCSGLSELQIKILQREKEYDQITAYNTLPSINYRQALKKREKRFKDLINTHLTDEENSLTLFEYINFCHHILINTPADRKKSNDNMINNIYLSLHHIVKLASPWIIFYRANEIFSLLVSFMKTYEIEDNLNVFEDLARHTEFRNLTSSVEILYGALAANFPLANVNLTAQRESIERYYIAGERNLDYNTFRLHIFILCKMGYAAAIKPVLEKFATENRAINASALCYEIYYGCPSDLVDILSVERDADKANSFLNTLVQRRGSQAILIKSRDLEDSIERSSNPSEKSQLAIEREKLLKLNIQLGDAVSQYDYACSLIASSEERRIREGLFVEAPKVLSEARVRLDQLAYIAYLYAFCAFNARGMSKNLFVMDFWINQALAWDPDPNYRDFRQKVKDSLTLKPMYRYYLKKDKGKIPEEMKKIMNNVTQ; translated from the coding sequence ATGCAATCGCTCGTTGAAATATATGACTTACAACAGCAGGTGAAACACAAGCTAAGCCAAAAGAAATATCAGGACGTTGAGGCGCTGTTTGCGTCGCTGCAAAGGCAGGATTTACAAAAAACGCTTCATATCCAGTTTATTTTTAATCCGCTAGTTGATGGCCTTGATGCGGTTTTGTCACAACTTCACGATTGGCGGCAAACAACGCCGGAAAGTTATTATCCTTATGTCTTTTTTGCTAGTTTTTGGCACACAGTTGCGGTCAAAGAACGAGGCATACGAACCATGGATCACGTAACTCCCGCGCAGACCCTGAAGTTTTGCATTGCCAATGATCAGTTTTTTTATTGGGCGTTAAAAACGCTGGAATTCAATCCTGAGTGTGTCGCAGCCTATAATATGCTATTAGAGGCTTCAGGGCGCTTTGGCGCACCCGATTGGCTGGCGTTGCCGGCTACACAACCGATTCATTTTTCATGTGCGGACTATAATGAAGAGGCCAGAGCGTTTTTATCTTCATTCCCCAAATATACTGTTCCACAGGGTTCGATTAGTATAGCGCTGCCGCCGCCGACCGCTGAAGAGCAGAATTTCATCCCATTATATTGGTTGAAAAATATCCTGACGATTGACCCCGAACATATCGAGTCAAGGAAAACTACCATCAGATTCTTAGCGCCAAGGTGGTATGGCGATAAAAAATACAAAAAGATTGATCAATTTTTAGCGAGCGATTACTGCTCAGGTTTATCCGAGCTGCAGATAAAAATATTGCAACGTGAAAAAGAATACGATCAGATTACGGCATATAATACCTTACCCTCCATCAATTACCGACAAGCGTTAAAGAAACGCGAGAAGAGATTTAAAGATTTAATTAATACTCATCTCACTGATGAAGAGAATTCTCTGACGCTATTTGAATATATTAATTTTTGCCACCACATTCTAATTAACACGCCAGCAGATCGTAAAAAGTCAAACGATAATATGATAAATAATATTTATCTATCATTACACCATATTGTTAAGCTGGCGTCGCCATGGATTATATTCTATCGAGCAAATGAGATTTTTAGTTTATTAGTCTCATTTATGAAAACTTATGAAATTGAAGACAACCTGAATGTCTTTGAAGATCTTGCCAGACACACAGAGTTCCGTAACTTAACATCCTCGGTAGAAATTTTGTACGGTGCGTTGGCTGCAAACTTTCCCTTAGCCAATGTCAACCTAACTGCTCAGCGTGAAAGTATTGAGCGTTATTATATAGCCGGTGAAAGAAATCTTGATTACAACACGTTCAGATTGCATATTTTCATCCTGTGTAAAATGGGGTATGCCGCCGCAATAAAGCCAGTGCTCGAAAAGTTTGCTACCGAGAATCGGGCAATCAACGCCTCAGCACTGTGTTATGAAATATATTATGGCTGCCCCTCCGACCTAGTAGACATCCTCTCAGTCGAGCGCGATGCGGATAAGGCGAACTCGTTTTTAAATACCTTAGTGCAGCGGAGAGGTTCGCAGGCGATTTTAATTAAATCTCGTGATTTAGAAGATTCAATTGAGCGTAGCAGTAATCCGTCAGAGAAGTCACAGCTTGCCATCGAAAGAGAGAAACTATTAAAACTTAACATTCAATTGGGAGATGCGGTATCGCAGTATGATTATGCATGTAGTTTAATTGCATCCAGCGAAGAGCGGCGGATCCGCGAAGGGTTGTTTGTTGAGGCGCCCAAAGTCTTGTCCGAAGCGCGTGTCAGGCTGGATCAGCTGGCATACATCGCCTATTTATATGCCTTTTGCGCCTTCAATGCCCGGGGTATGAGCAAAAACCTGTTTGTTATGGACTTTTGGATCAATCAGGCTCTGGCTTGGGATCCGGATCCTAACTATCGAGATTTCCGCCAAAAGGTCAAAGATAGCCTTACATTAAAACCTATGTATAGGTACTACCTGAAAAAAGACAAAGGTAAGATACCCGAAGAAATGAAAAAAATAATGAATAATGTGACTCAATAG